From a single Brassica oleracea var. oleracea cultivar TO1000 chromosome C5, BOL, whole genome shotgun sequence genomic region:
- the LOC106293215 gene encoding uncharacterized protein LOC106293215 translates to MARHSRRESFSDTAASTVCPDTDLLWPFGKLDGLDKDEIRETAYEIFFAACRSSPGFGGRTALTFYSKHNGGDNEGDGLGGGGGGSGSSKGSAFGSLGRKEVVTTPTSRVKRALGLKMLKRSPSRRMTTASGAASAPSSPGNGSSIGGGSSGHISPGAGFLTVPPSRPRRPLTSAEIMRQQMRVTEQGDTRLRKTLTRTLVGQTGKRAETIILPLELLRHVKTSEFSEVHEYQIWQRRQLKVIEAGLLLHPSIPLEKTNNFAMRLREVIRQSETKPVDTGKTSEAMATLCNVVISLACRNTNTTASDVCHWADGYPLNIHLYVALLQSIFDVRDETLVLDEIDELLELMKKTWSMLGITRPVHNLCFTWVLFHQYIVTSQMEPDLLGASHAMLAEVANDAKKSDREALYVKLLTSTLASMQGWTEKRLLSYHDYFQRGNVGLIENLLPLALSSSRIVGEDVTISQGSSQEKGDVKLVDSSGERVDYYIRASIKNAFSKVTENMKDNVSATEEGEEAAKMLLQLAKETEDLALRERECFSPILKRWYSVAAGVASVSVHQCYGSVLMQYLAGRSSITKETVEVLQTAGKLEKVLVQMVAEDSEECEDGGKGLVREMVPYEVESIILRLLKQWIDEKLKTVQECLSRAKEAETWNPKSKSEPYAQSAGELMKLANDAIAEFFEVPIGITEDLVHDLAEGLEQLFQEYTTFVASCGSKQSYIPTLPPLTRCNRDSKFVKLLKKATPCTASGEDLNSLSGGALGISDGHHPRPSTSRGTQRLYIRLNTLHFLSSQLHSLNKSLSLNPSVLPATRKRHRERTSSSSSSYFDSTQAGIETAFHHVSEVAAYRLIFLDSYSVFYERLYVGDVANARIKPALRILKQNLTLMTAILADRAQALAMREVMKASFEMVLTILLAGGHSRVFYRADHEMIEEDFESLKKVYCTCGEGLIPEEVVDREAETVEGVVLLMSQPTEQLVEDFSIATCEASGMGLVGTGQRLPMPPTTGRWNRSDPNTILRVLCYRDDRVANQFLKKSFQLGRRR, encoded by the exons ATGGCTCGTCATTCCCGGAGGGAGTCCTTCTCCGACACGGCGGCCTCTACAGTTTGTCCTGACACTGATCTTCTCTGGCCATTTGGGAAACTCGATGGGCTTGATAAGGATGAAATACGCGAAACCGCGTATGAGATCTTTTTCGCGGCTTGTCGGTCATCACCTGGATTCGGAGGCAGAACAGCTCTCACGTTCTACTCAAAACACAACGGTGGTGACAACGAAGGAGACGGTTTAGGAGGAGGAGGAGGAGGATCAGGGTCGAGTAAGGGTTCAGCATTCGGATCTTTAGGGAGGAAAGAGGTGGTGACGACACCAACAAGCCGAGTGAAACGGGCATTAGGGTTGAAAATGCTAAAAAGATCTCCGTCTAGGCGAATGACGACAGCTTCGGGAGCCGCGTCTGCTCCTTCCTCCCCTGGTAATGGAAGCAGCATAGGAGGTGGCTCTTCGGGTCACATTAGCCCCGGTGCTGGTTTCTTGACGGTCCCGCCTTCTCGGCCTAGAAGACCATTAACCTCTGCGGAGATTATGAGGCAACAAATGAGGGTTACGGAACAAGGTGACACTCGGCTAAGGAAAACCCTAACAAGGACGCTTGTTGGGCAA ACGGGTAAGCGAGCAGAGACGATCATCCTCCCGTTAGAGCTTCTCCGGCACGTGAAAACGTCGGAGTTCAGTGAAGTACACGAGTATCAGATATGGCAGAGACGACAGCTTAAAGTCATTGAAGCTGGTCTTCTCCTTCACCCATCAATCCCTCTTGAGAAAACCAACAACTTCGCAATGCGTCTCCGAGAAGTCATCCGCCAGAGCGAGACCAAACCCGTCGACACCGGCAAAACCTCAGAAGCAATGGCTACGCTATGTAACGTCGTCATCTCCTTAGCATGCCGCAACACCAACACCACAGCAAGCGACGTATGCCACTGGGCTGATGGATACCCTCTCAACATTCATCTCTACGTAGCGCTTTTGCAGTCCATTTTCGACGTTCGTGATGAGACGTTGGTTCTTGACGAGATCGATGAGCTCTTGGAGTTGATGAAGAAGACATGGTCGATGCTTGGAATCACGCGTCCCGTGCATAACTTGTGTTTCACTTGGGTTCTGTTCCATCAGTACATTGTGACCTCTCAGATGGAGCCTGACTTGCTTGGTGCCTCTCACGCCATGTTGGCTGAAGTGGCTAATGACGCCAAGAAGTCTGATCGCGAGGCTCTCTACGTGAAGCTTTTGACGTCGACGTTGGCTTCTATGCAAGGATGGACCGAGAAAAGGTTGCTGAGTTACCATGACTATTTTCAGCGAGGGAACGTTGGATTGATCGAGAATCTTCTGCCGTTGGCTTTGTCTTCGTCTAGGATTGTTGGGGAGGACGTGACGATCTCTCAAGGGAGTAGTCAAGAGAAAGGTGATGTGAAGCTGGTGGATTCTTCAGGGGAGCGTGTTGATTACTATATAAGAGCTTCTATTAAAAACGCTTTCTCCAAG GTTACTGAGAACATGAAGGACAACGTTTCGGCAACAGAGGAAGGAGAAGAAGCGGCGAAGATGTTACTTCAGCTAGCTAAGGAGACAGAGGATCTTGCTTTGCGTGAGCGAGAGTGTTTCAGCCCTATACTTAAAAGATGGTATTCAGTTGCAGCTGGTGTGGCCTCGGTTTCGGTACACCAGTGTTACGGTTCGGTCTTGATGCAGTACTTAGCTGGCCGGTCGAGTATTACTAAAGAGACTGTGGAAGTTCTGCAGACGGCGGGGAAGCTGGAGAAGGTTCTTGTGCAGATGGTGGCTGAAGATTCAGAGGAATGTGAAGATGGAGGCAAAGGGCTTGTTAGAGAGATGGTTCCTTATGAAGTCGAATCGATTATACTACGGCTTTTAAAGCAGTGGATTGATGAGAAGTTGAAAACAGTTCAAGAATGCTTGAGTAGGGCAAAGGAAGCTGAA ACATGGAACCCTAAATCAAAATCAGAACCATATGCTCAATCTGCTGGTGAGTTGATGAAGCTAGCTAACGATGCGATTGCTGAGTTCTTTGAAGTCCCGATTGGTATTACAGAGGATCTCGTTCATGATCTGGCTGAAGGGCTAGAACAACTCTTCCAGGAATACACTACCTTCGTTGCATCTTGTG GTTCGAAACAGAGCTACATCCCTACGCTTCCTCCTCTCACAAGATGCAACAGAGACTCAAAGTTCGTAAAGCTTTTAAAGAAAGCCACACCATGCACTGCCTCCGGCGAAGATCTCAACAGCCTCAGCGGCGGCGCCTTAGGCATCTCCGACGGCCACCACCCACGTCCCTCCACGAGCCGCGGCACCCAACGCCTCTACATTCGCCTCAACACTCTACACTTCCTAAGCTCTCAGCTCCACTCCCTCAACAAATCCCTCTCTCTAAACCCTAGCGTCCTCCCCGCCACGCGCAAACGCCACCGCGAACGCACAAGCTCATCCTCCTCCTCTTACTTCGACTCCACGCAAGCGGGGATCGAAACCGCGTTCCACCACGTCTCCGAGGTGGCAGCTTACAGACTGATCTTCCTCGACTCGTACTCGGTCTTCTACGAGAGACTCTACGTAGGAGACGTCGCCAACGCGAGGATCAAGCCCGCGCTACGGATCTTGAAACAGAACCTAACGCTGATGACGGCGATCCTCGCGGATAGAGCGCAAGCGTTGGCGATGAGAGAAGTCATGAAGGCTTCTTTCGAAATGGTTCTAACGATTCTGCTAGCGGGAGGACACTCGCGAGTGTTCTACCGAGCAGATCACGAGATGATCGAGGAAGACTTCGAGAGTTTGAAGAAGGTTTATTGCACGTGCGGGGAAGGGTTGATACCTGAAGAGGTGGTGGATAGAGAGGCGGAGACGGTGGAAGGTGTTGTACTGCTGATGAGTCAGCCAACGGAGCAGCTCGTGGAAGATTTTAGCATCGCGACGTGTGAAGCGAGTGGGATGGGTTTGGTCGGGACGGGACAAAGGCTTCCTATGCCCCCGACGACTGGGAGATGGAACAGGTCGGATCCGAACACGATCTTGAGAGTTCTTTGTTATAGAGATGATCGTGTTGCTAATCAGTTTTTGAAGAAATCGTTTCAGTTGGGTAGACGGAGATGA
- the LOC106343793 gene encoding 60S ribosomal protein L23, translating into MSKRGRGGTSGNKFRMSLGLPVAATVNCADNTGAKNLYIISVKGIKGRLNRLPSACVGDMVMATVKKGKPDLRKKVLPAVIVRQRKPWRRKDGVFMYFEDNAGVIVNPKGEMKGSAITGPIGKECADLWPRIASAANAIV; encoded by the exons ATGTCGAAGCGAG GACGTGGAGGTACGTCTGGTAACAAGTTCAGGATGTCGCTTGGTCTCCCCGTGGCGGCGACCGTGAACTGCGCCGACAACACAGGTGCCAAGAACCTCTACATCATTTCGGTGAAGGGAATCAAGGGTCGTCTCAACCGATTGCCTTCCGCTTGCGTCGGAGACATGGTGATGGCCACCGTGAAGAAAGGGAAGCCTGATCTAAGGAAAAAGGTTCTGCCAGCTGTCATCGTTAGGCAGAGGAAGCCGTGGCGCCGAAAGGATGGTGTTTTCATGTACTTCGAAG ATAATGCTGGAGTCATTGTGAACCCCAAGGGAGAAATGAAAGGTTCTGCGATCACTGGTCCTATCGGTAAAGAGTGTGCTGATCTTTGGCCAAGGATTGCTAGTGCTGCCAATGCCATTGTCTGA
- the LOC106343792 gene encoding uncharacterized protein LOC106343792: protein MEGDTPDAKKNEDQLMNVNNDVSPSSLNSISKSRNLLQKKDGRCLAVLSSGKYLQIFKNSPKVSCSDEFSTSSPSHFLRKPGADSIAADQSRKVISLPSNNTFSSPSRDDSQGTLQFTMRANGTPRFVFKLDNQKDVYVASLSSKADDQSVLEYSYMIHLQRRESSSSSSSLLVGRIKVSTLSSDSSLSEKFKERRFVLFSNNGEHSQTPCKKKNRGLCEKVVGVMKNDEQMQQPNFDHEQANLLENNLPTNLETLAVVVKQEFLEEEEEETGGWGLKFLRKSTLVQTESGSSRSKTSIDVVFPSGIHGGPEDGPLSLIERWKSQGNCDCGGWDLGCSLTILKEGQQQKDNLLELFIQRSKHETSVLRIEKLPRGRYFVQYQKWLSALQSFSVALAFIHSHRAISYDH from the exons ATGGAGGGTGATACTCCTGACGCTAAAAAGAATGAAGATCAGTTGATGAATGTGAACAATGACGTGAGTCCTTCAAGCCTAAACAGCATATCAAAGTCGAGAAACTTGTTACAAAAGAAAGATGGACGATGCTTGGCGGTCTTGAGCAGCGGGAAGTATTTACAGATATTTAAAAACAGCCCCAAAGTATCATGTAGTGACGAGTTCTCTACTTCTTCTCCAAGTCATTTCTTGAGGAAACCAGGAGCAGACTCTATTGCTGCTGATCAATCTCGGAAGGTAATCTCTTTACCTAGTAACAACACCTTCTCGTCTCCATCTAGAGACGATTCTCAAGGAACCCTTCAGTTCACTATGAGAGCCAATGGAACGCCTCGTTTTGTTTTCAAGTTGGACAATCAAAAAGATGTTTATGTAGCAAGCTTAAGCAGCAAGGCTGATGACCAAAGTGTTTTAGAGTATTCATATATGATTCATCTGCAAAGAAGAGAATCATCATCTTCTTCATCATCGCTTCTAGTTGGTAGAATTAAGGTGTCAACCTTGTCCTCTGATTCATCGTTGAGTGAGAAATTCAAAGAGAGAAGGTTTGTTTTGTTCAGCAACAATGGTGAGCATTCACAGACACCGTGTAAGAAGAAAAATAGAGGATTGTGTGAAAAAGTAGTCGGTGTGATGAAGAACGATGAGCAGATGCAACAACCAAACTTTGATCACGAGCAGGCGAATCTACTGGAAAACAACCTTCCAACAAATCTTGAAACGTTAGCTGTTGTTGTGAAACAAGAGTTTCTTGAAGAAGAAGAAGAAGAAACCGGAGGTTGGGGATTGAAGTTCTTGAGGAAATCTACGTTGGTACAAACTGAAAGTGGAAGTTCAAGATCTAAGACAAGTATTGATGTTGTGTTTCCATCAGGGATTCACGGAGGGCCTGAAGATGGGCCTTTGAGTTTGATAGAGAGGTGGAAATCTCAAGGAAACTGTGACTGTGGAGGATGGGACTTGGGTTGTTCCTTAACCATTCTTAAAGAAGGCCAACAACAAAAAGATAATCTGTTGGAGCTATTCATACAG AGATCAAAACATGAGACGAGTGTACTAAGGATTGAGAAGCTTCCACGAGGACGCTACTTTGTTCAATACCAAAAATGGCTATCTGCTTTGCAATCTTTCTCGGTTGCTTTAGCATTCATACATAGCCACAGAGCCATCAGTTACGACCATTGA
- the LOC106293214 gene encoding casein kinase I isoform X1, which translates to MDRVVGGKFKLGRKLGSGSFGEIFLGVNVQSGDEVAVKLEPLRSRHPQLHYESKIYMFLQGGSGIPHLKWFGVEGEYNCMVIDLLGPSLEEFFNYCSRSFSLKTVLMLADQMLNRVEYMHIRGFLHRDIKPDNFLMGVGRRANQVYIIDYGLAKKYRDLQTHKHIPYRENKNLTGTARYASVNTHLGIEQSRRDDLESLGYMLMYFLRGSLPWQGLRAGTKKEKYDRISEKKRLTPVEVLCKSFPPEFTSYFLYVRSLRFEDKPDYSYLKRLFRDLFIREGYQFDYVFDWTILKYPQFGSSSSSSSSSKPRPSLRPALNIPAPSAEKVEKPSSKHLISSTGKETRDRYSSVFEAYTRRTGLGTGLQADRSSRPRTSENVLASRDALNQERSMTSSRNQSSSRKAVAGSSVRATSSADFAENRTSSRLVPSNGRSSTTQRTQFAPSSSSKAAPSRIPPDVTLEFLSIGNGKRK; encoded by the exons ATGGATCGAGTGGTTGGTGGCAAGTTCAAGCTTGGTCGAAAGCTTGGAAGTGGATCCTTTGGTGAAATCTTTCTAG GGGTGAATGTACAATCTGGAGATGAAGTTGCTGTTAAGCTC GAACCTCTTAGAAGTAGGCATCCTCAGCTTCATTACGAGTCAAAGATTTATATGTTTCTCCAAGGAGGAT CTGGTATTCCACACCTTAAATGGTTTGGTGTTGAGGGTGAATACAACTGTATGGTGATCGACCTTCTTGGTCCTAGTCTGGAGGAGTTTTTCAACTATTGCAGCCGATCTTTCTCTCTAAAGACTGTTCTAATGCTCGCTGATCAGATG TTAAACAGAGTCGAGTATATGCATATACGAGGCTTTCTCCATCGTGATATTAAGCCTGATAACTTTCTGATGGGCGTTGGCCGCAGAGCAAACCAA GTTTACATCATTGACTATGGCTTAGCAAAAAAGTATAGAGATCTTCAAACACACAAACATATTCCTTACAG AGAAAACAAGAATCTTACAGGAACGGCTCGATATGCAAGTGTTAACACTCATCTCGGAATTG AGCAAAGTAGGAGGGATGATCTGGAGTCTCTTGGCTATATGCTTATGTATTTTCTCCGAGGAAG CCTTCCATGGCAAGGCCTTCGTGCAGGAACCAAAAAGGAAAAGTATGACAGGATCAGTGAAAAGAAAAGACTCACACCAGTCGAG GTCCTCTGTAAAAGCTTTCCACCTGAGTTCACTTCCTACTTCCTCTACGTGCGTTCGTTACGGTTTGAAGACAAACCAGACTATTCCTACTTAAAGAGGCTTTTCAGAGACCTATTCATCCGAGAAG GTTATCAGTTCGACTATGTATTCGATTGGACTATCTTGAAGTATCCGCAGTTCGGGTCCAGCTCCAGTTCTAGTTCCAGTTCCAAGCCAAGA CCGAGCCTAAGACCAGCTCTGAACATTCCAGCACCATCTGCTGAGAAAGTTGAAAAGCCTTCAAGTAAGCATCTGATTTCTTCAA CTGGGAAAGAGACTCGAGATAGATACTCAAGTGTTTTCGAGGCATACACTAGAAGAACTGGCTTAGGAACCGGCCTTCAAGCTGATCGGTCTAGTAGACCGAGAACCTCAGAGAATGTTCTTGCATCTAGAGACGCG CTAAACCAGGAGAGATCAATGACTTCATCTAGGAACCAGAGTTCTTCGAGAAAAGCAGTAGCGGGATCAAGTGTTCGAGCTACTTCCTCAGCTGATTTCGCAGAGAACCGAACCAGCAGCAGGCTCGTCCCAAGCAACGGTCGTTCCTCGACAACGCAGAGGACACAGTTTGCGCCTTCTTCTTCCTCAAAGGCTGCACCGTCGAGAATTCCTCCTGACGTTACACTAGAGTTTCTCAGTATTGGGAACGGGAAGAGGAAGTGA
- the LOC106293211 gene encoding probable methyltransferase PMT8 encodes MMRGRSDGGQKKRLIASVCAVALLLCFVYMYYGSSNQGASALEYGRSLRKLGSSYLGGDDDDNNGDNKQDGSVTSEEDSLAVAKSFPVCDDRHSEIIPCLDRNFIYQSRLKLDLSLMEHYERHCPPPERKFNCLIPPPSGYKVPIKWPKSRDEVWQANIPHTHLAKEKSDQNWMVVKGDKINFPGGGTHFHYGADKYIASIANMLNFSNDVLNDEGRLRTVLDVGCGVASFGAYLLSSDIIAMSLAPNDVHQNQIQFALERGIPAYLGVLGTKRLPYPSRSFELAHCSRCRIDWLQRDGILLLELDRVLRPGGYFAYSSPEAYAQDEEDLRIWKEMSALVERMCWRIAAKRNQTVVWQKPLSNDCYLEREPGTQPPLCRSDADPDAVYGVSMEACITPYSKHDHKTKGSGLAPWPARMTSPPPRLADFGYSTHMFEKDTELWKQQVDSYWNLMSSKVKANTVRNIMDMKAHMGSFAAALKDKDVWVMNVVSPDGPNTLKLIYDRGLIGTNHNWCEAFSTYPRTYDLLHAWTVFSDIRSKGCSAEDLLIEMDRILRPTGFIIIRDKESVVESIKKYMKALHWEVVASEKVTTGSELDQESEDGESTVVFIVQKKLWLTSESLRDTE; translated from the exons ATGATGAGAGGTAGATCTGATGGAGGCCAAAAGAAGCGGCTAATTGCTTCTGTCTGCGCGGTGGCTTTACTCCTCTGCTTCGTGTATATGTACTATGGTTCCTCTAACCAAGGTGCATCAGCATTGGAGTACGGAAGATCACTGAGAAAACTCGGATCCTCTTATTTGGGTGGAGATGATGATGATAATAATGGTGATAACAAACAAGACGGATCTGTCACCAGTGAAGAAGACAGCCTTGCTGTGGCCAAAAGCTTCCCT GTTTGTGATGATCGGCACTCGGAGATCATCCCTTGCTTAGACAGGAACTTCATCTACCAGAGTAGGTTGAAGCTGGATCTATCTCTAATGGAACACTACGAACGTCACTGTCCTCCTCCCGAGAGAAAGTTCAACTGTTTGATTCCTCCTCCATCTGGCTACAAGGTTCCTATTAAGTGGCCTAAGAGCAGAGATGAAGTGTGGCAAGCGAACATACCTCACACTCACCTTGCTAAAGAGAAGTCTGATCAGAACTGGATGGTTGTCAAAGGAGATAAAATCAATTTTCCAGGTGGTGGCACTCATTTCCATTACGGAGCTGATAAGTACATTGCATCCATCGCCAAT ATGCTTAACTTCTCTAACGATGTATTAAACGACGAAGGGAGGTTAAGAACGGTTCTTGATGTTGGATGTGGAGTAGCTAGCTTTGGAGCTTACCTCCTCTCCTCTGACATAATCGCAATGTCATTAGCGCCAAACGACGTTCACCAGAACCAAATCCAGTTTGCACTAGAGAGAGGCATCCCTGCTTACCTCGGCGTCTTAGGCACCAAGAGACTTCCTTACCCGAGCAGATCGTTCGAGCTAGCTCACTGCTCTCGGTGTAGGATCGACTGGCTTCAAAGAGACGGCATTCTTCTCCTCGAGCTCGACCGTGTGCTAAGACCTGGAGGCTACTTCGCTTATTCCTCTCCCGAAGCTTACGCGCAAGACGAAGAGGATTTGAGGATATGGAAGGAGATGAGCGCGCTTGTTGAGAGGATGTGTTGGAGAATCGCTGCTAAGAGAAACCAAACTGTTGTTTGGCAGAAACCGTTGAGTAATGACTGTTACTTGGAGAGAGAGCCAGGGACACAGCCTCCTCTTTGTCGCTCGGATGCTGATCCTGATGCAGTTTATGGTGTGTCAATGGAAGCTTGCATCACTCCTTACTCCAAGC ATGACCATAAGACCAAGGGAAGTGGGTTAGCTCCATGGCCAGCTAGGATGACTTCTCCTCCACCCCGTCTTGCGGACTTTGGTTATTCAACACATATGTTTGAGAAAGACACG GAACTATGGAAACAGCAAGTGGACAGCTACTGGAACCTAATGTCGTCAAAAGTCAAAGCAAACACCGTGAGGAACATAATGGACATGAAAGCTCACATGGGTTCTTTCGCAGCTGCTCTTAAAGACAAAGATGTGTGGGTTATGAACGTTGTCTCTCCCGACGGTCCCAACACTCTTAAACTCATCTATGACCGCGGTTTAATCGGAACAAATCATAACTG GTGTGAGGCTTTCTCTACATACCCGAGAACATACGATCTCTTGCACGCGTGGACTGTTTTCTCAGACATTAGAAGCAAAGGATGCAGCGCGGAGGATCTGTTGATTGAGATGGATAGGATTCTTAGACCTACAGGGTTCATCATCATCAGAGACAAGGAGAGCGTTGTTGAGTCGATCAAGAAGTATATGAAAGCTTTGCATTGGGAGGTTGTGGCGTCTGAGAAAGTAACTACGGGTTCGGAGCTTGACCAAGAGAGTGAAGATGGTGAGAGCACTGTCGTTTTTATCGTCCAGAAGAAACTGTGGCTCACCAGTGAAAGCCTTAGGGACACTGAGTAA
- the LOC106293212 gene encoding protein tas has product MASYVTFSTVTPVAITGNNSGGYALSAFTRRCVAPSPNAGRRMFRTSVMAKASTEKAAKKAMEYRKLGDSELNISEITMGTMTFGEQNTEKESHEMLSYAVEHGINCIDTAEAYPVPMKKETQGKTDLYISSWLKSQSRDKFVLATKLCGYSERTAYLRENAEVTRVDAVNIKESVEKSLKRLGTDYIDLLQIHWPDRYVPLFGDNYYDTSKWRASVPFVEQLRAFQDLINEGKVRYIGVSNETSYGVMEFVHTAKLEGLPKIVSIQNGYSLLARIRFEVDLVEVCHPKNCNVGLLAYSPLGGGSLSGKYLVTDLEATKNARLNLFPGFMERYKGSLAKEATIQYIEVAKKHGLTPVELALGFVRDRPFVTSTIIGATSLEQLKEDIDAYLVTEGPLSPEVIADIEAVFRRYKDPSFF; this is encoded by the exons ATGGCGTCATACGTCACCTTCTCAACGGTCACTCCCGTGGCGATCACCGGCAACAACAGTGGGGGATACGCTCTCTCAGCCTTCACGCGCCGCTGCGTAGCTCCGTCTCCGAATGCTGGGAGGAGGATGTTCAGAACGTCGGTTATGGCGAAAGCGTCGACTGAGAAGGCGGCGAAGAAAGCTATGGAGTACAGGAAGCTAGGGGATTCGGAGCTCAATATCAGCGAGATTACTATGGGCACT ATGACATTTGGGGAGCAGAATACTGAGAAAGAATCTCATGAGATGCTAAGTTATGCAGTTGAGCATGGCATCAACTGCATCGACACTGCAGAAGCC TATCCTGTCCCAATGAAGAAGGAGACCCAAGGGAAAACGGATCTTTATATCAGTAGCTGGTTGAAGTCTCAGAGCCGTGACAAG TTTGTTTTGGCAACTAAACTATGTGGGTACTCAGAAAGAACAGCATACCTGCGGGAGAATGCGGAGGTTACGCGTGTGGATGCAGTTAATATCAAAGAAAGTGTCGAGAAAAGCCTAAAACGCCTTGGCACTGACTACATTGATTTGCTTCAAATACACTG GCCAGATCGGTATGTACCACTCTTTGGTGATAACTACTATGATACATCGAAATGGAGAGCTAGTGTGCCATTTGTCGAGCAGCTAAGGGCCTTCCAGGATCTCATAAACGAAGGAAAGGTTCGATACATTGGTGTCTCAAATGAAACTTCATATGGAGTGATGGAGTTTGTTCACACAGCAAAACTTGAAGGACTACCAAAGATTGTAAGCATCCAGAATGGTTACAGCTTGCTAGCTCGGATCCGTTTTGAAG TTGATCTGGTAGAAGTATGCCACCCCAAAAACTGCAATGTTGGCTTGCTTGCTTATTCCCCTCTCGGAGGCGGCTCCTTGTCTGGAAAATACTTGGTTACAGACTTAGAAGCTACAAAGAACGCAAGGCTGAACCTTTTCCCTGGATTCATGGAGCGTTACAAGGGATCCTTAGCCAAG GAAGCAACAATCCAATACATTGAGGTGGCGAAGAAGCACGGTTTAACTCCGGTGGAGCTAGCTCTCGGGTTTGTACGTGACAGGCCTTTTGTGACGAGCACGATCATCGGAGCTACATCACTGGAGCAGCTCAAAGAAGACATTGATGCTTATCTGGTGACGGAAGGGCCGTTGTCGCCAGAAGTCATTGCTGACATTGAAGCCGTGTTCAGAAGGTACAAAGACCCTTCTTTCTTTTGA
- the LOC106293214 gene encoding casein kinase I isoform X2 encodes MDRVVGGKFKLGRKLGSGSFGEIFLGVNVQSGDEVAVKLEPLRSRHPQLHYESKIYMFLQGGSGIPHLKWFGVEGEYNCMVIDLLGPSLEEFFNYCSRSFSLKTVLMLADQMLNRVEYMHIRGFLHRDIKPDNFLMGVGRRANQVYIIDYGLAKKYRDLQTHKHIPYRENKNLTGTARYASVNTHLGIEQSRRDDLESLGYMLMYFLRGSLPWQGLRAGTKKEKYDRISEKKRLTPVEVLCKSFPPEFTSYFLYVRSLRFEDKPDYSYLKRLFRDLFIREGYQFDYVFDWTILKYPQFGSSSSSSSSSKPRPSLRPALNIPAPSAEKVEKPSTGKETRDRYSSVFEAYTRRTGLGTGLQADRSSRPRTSENVLASRDALNQERSMTSSRNQSSSRKAVAGSSVRATSSADFAENRTSSRLVPSNGRSSTTQRTQFAPSSSSKAAPSRIPPDVTLEFLSIGNGKRK; translated from the exons ATGGATCGAGTGGTTGGTGGCAAGTTCAAGCTTGGTCGAAAGCTTGGAAGTGGATCCTTTGGTGAAATCTTTCTAG GGGTGAATGTACAATCTGGAGATGAAGTTGCTGTTAAGCTC GAACCTCTTAGAAGTAGGCATCCTCAGCTTCATTACGAGTCAAAGATTTATATGTTTCTCCAAGGAGGAT CTGGTATTCCACACCTTAAATGGTTTGGTGTTGAGGGTGAATACAACTGTATGGTGATCGACCTTCTTGGTCCTAGTCTGGAGGAGTTTTTCAACTATTGCAGCCGATCTTTCTCTCTAAAGACTGTTCTAATGCTCGCTGATCAGATG TTAAACAGAGTCGAGTATATGCATATACGAGGCTTTCTCCATCGTGATATTAAGCCTGATAACTTTCTGATGGGCGTTGGCCGCAGAGCAAACCAA GTTTACATCATTGACTATGGCTTAGCAAAAAAGTATAGAGATCTTCAAACACACAAACATATTCCTTACAG AGAAAACAAGAATCTTACAGGAACGGCTCGATATGCAAGTGTTAACACTCATCTCGGAATTG AGCAAAGTAGGAGGGATGATCTGGAGTCTCTTGGCTATATGCTTATGTATTTTCTCCGAGGAAG CCTTCCATGGCAAGGCCTTCGTGCAGGAACCAAAAAGGAAAAGTATGACAGGATCAGTGAAAAGAAAAGACTCACACCAGTCGAG GTCCTCTGTAAAAGCTTTCCACCTGAGTTCACTTCCTACTTCCTCTACGTGCGTTCGTTACGGTTTGAAGACAAACCAGACTATTCCTACTTAAAGAGGCTTTTCAGAGACCTATTCATCCGAGAAG GTTATCAGTTCGACTATGTATTCGATTGGACTATCTTGAAGTATCCGCAGTTCGGGTCCAGCTCCAGTTCTAGTTCCAGTTCCAAGCCAAGA CCGAGCCTAAGACCAGCTCTGAACATTCCAGCACCATCTGCTGAGAAAGTTGAAAAGCCTTCAA CTGGGAAAGAGACTCGAGATAGATACTCAAGTGTTTTCGAGGCATACACTAGAAGAACTGGCTTAGGAACCGGCCTTCAAGCTGATCGGTCTAGTAGACCGAGAACCTCAGAGAATGTTCTTGCATCTAGAGACGCG CTAAACCAGGAGAGATCAATGACTTCATCTAGGAACCAGAGTTCTTCGAGAAAAGCAGTAGCGGGATCAAGTGTTCGAGCTACTTCCTCAGCTGATTTCGCAGAGAACCGAACCAGCAGCAGGCTCGTCCCAAGCAACGGTCGTTCCTCGACAACGCAGAGGACACAGTTTGCGCCTTCTTCTTCCTCAAAGGCTGCACCGTCGAGAATTCCTCCTGACGTTACACTAGAGTTTCTCAGTATTGGGAACGGGAAGAGGAAGTGA